A section of the Metabacillus endolithicus genome encodes:
- a CDS encoding ATP-binding protein translates to MKLDKYIKTSLARQYGVLTFTIILVFSLLVAALMIYENSILDNFDSESRKLEVKETIVSDLDYSFNLAISEMRAYFAYKGEETYYNAVLKQRDKVVGKIEELESVADTEEDVLFIQQTKDFYQYYFEDIMPKSKALYDSNQEDQVYQIAVNQNGSDTIRTYQDNIKKYTTKLEEQLTILKDEQRSKIALSQTLFGVFLLLLIIAMVGFVRKMLNNIGIPLNKLTLAAGQITDGNPILFTDTSNRQDELGLLSSAFEKMTKSIQDKEQDLSAQNEELLAQQDELQAQQTELEEALEIAQKRELDLKRRNDLVKGIANTLDKQKVLDSIVQTMCEVIGGDKGVVVVMDRTHQHASIGLSSEGVEQFIHNINSGEIEKLKDLRKPYTIKRECNEEEKGFHLAKSYCYDLYMPVLSSSGEMEAIMVYSRYSTSFKEDELVEYDGLSKQIAISLDKIHIFEHSEEERLLTQDILDTINEGIQLIDVKGKVIQVNQKICDIIECHRDTLVDDSYEKWLSRLTNSVENKQELKQFFDSILIDGKTDQSSFIYHQHSPANRVVQVYCEPLTRAGEKFGTVIVHRDITKEYEVDVMKSEFVSTVSHELRTPLASVLGFTELMLNKELKPERQRKYLTTIYQEAKRLTALINDFLDVQRMEAGKQTYDKKYDDLVPLIMNIIETYQVNNPSHTIHCDIQTSNTMVLGDKDKIGQVFNNLISNAIKYSPDGGDILINVFEEGPNLNVSVKDQGLGIPEDAIHKLFTKFYRVDNSDRRRIGGTGLGLAIVKEIMKAHEGDVFVQSVLKEGSTFTVSFPLVIGGNLQDDKPHDQENKGKVNVIIVEDDNSLANLLQTELEESHFYVKIYSNGEEALAAIKEEKPDAIVLDIMLEEKGLDGWEIIKELKAIDEFKSIPIFISTALDEKEKGLALGANEYLIKPYQPSKLSKLILQTLLKKDWSGQILIPSENGDDNK, encoded by the coding sequence GTGAAGCTCGATAAATATATAAAAACAAGTTTGGCAAGACAATATGGTGTTTTGACTTTCACGATTATTTTAGTCTTTAGCCTTTTAGTAGCGGCTTTGATGATTTATGAAAACTCAATTTTGGATAACTTTGATAGTGAAAGTAGAAAATTGGAAGTAAAAGAAACAATTGTTTCAGACTTGGATTACTCCTTCAATTTAGCAATTTCAGAAATGAGAGCCTATTTTGCGTATAAAGGTGAAGAAACGTATTATAATGCAGTTTTAAAACAAAGAGACAAAGTTGTTGGAAAAATAGAAGAGTTAGAAAGTGTTGCTGATACGGAAGAAGATGTGTTATTTATCCAGCAAACAAAGGACTTTTATCAATATTATTTTGAAGATATTATGCCAAAGTCCAAGGCGCTTTATGATAGTAATCAAGAAGATCAAGTTTATCAAATAGCTGTAAATCAAAATGGTTCAGATACAATACGAACATATCAAGATAATATCAAGAAATATACAACAAAACTTGAAGAGCAGCTTACCATACTGAAAGACGAACAAAGAAGTAAAATTGCATTAAGTCAAACATTGTTTGGTGTATTTCTATTATTGTTAATCATAGCTATGGTTGGTTTTGTTCGAAAAATGCTGAACAATATCGGTATTCCTTTAAATAAGCTAACCCTTGCTGCAGGTCAAATAACAGATGGAAATCCTATTTTATTCACTGATACATCCAATCGACAAGATGAATTAGGGCTACTTTCTTCTGCATTTGAGAAAATGACAAAGAGTATACAAGATAAGGAGCAAGACCTTAGTGCACAGAATGAAGAGTTACTAGCTCAGCAGGATGAATTACAGGCACAGCAAACTGAGCTTGAAGAAGCTTTAGAAATTGCTCAAAAAAGAGAGCTGGATCTTAAGAGACGTAATGACCTTGTAAAAGGTATTGCTAATACACTAGATAAACAAAAAGTATTGGACAGTATTGTGCAAACAATGTGTGAGGTAATAGGGGGCGATAAAGGGGTTGTTGTTGTGATGGATCGCACACATCAACATGCTAGTATTGGTCTTTCTTCAGAAGGTGTAGAGCAATTTATTCATAACATAAATTCTGGTGAAATTGAGAAGTTAAAGGATCTTAGAAAACCTTATACAATAAAACGAGAGTGCAATGAGGAAGAAAAAGGATTCCATCTTGCTAAATCCTATTGTTACGATCTGTATATGCCTGTACTATCATCATCAGGTGAGATGGAGGCTATTATGGTCTATTCAAGATATTCTACATCCTTCAAAGAGGATGAATTAGTGGAATATGACGGACTTAGCAAACAAATTGCCATTTCTCTAGATAAAATTCATATTTTTGAACATTCTGAGGAAGAGCGTTTATTAACACAAGATATTCTAGATACTATTAATGAAGGAATTCAGCTGATTGATGTAAAGGGTAAAGTGATACAGGTTAATCAAAAAATATGTGATATTATTGAATGTCATCGAGATACACTTGTTGATGATTCATATGAAAAATGGCTTTCGAGGCTAACAAATTCTGTTGAAAATAAACAAGAATTAAAACAATTTTTTGACTCAATTCTCATAGACGGTAAAACAGATCAATCTTCTTTTATCTATCATCAACATAGTCCTGCTAATCGTGTGGTTCAAGTATATTGTGAACCGCTGACTAGAGCAGGTGAAAAATTCGGAACCGTTATTGTTCACCGTGATATCACAAAGGAATATGAAGTTGATGTAATGAAGTCTGAATTTGTCAGTACCGTAAGCCATGAACTTAGAACACCTCTAGCAAGTGTTCTTGGCTTTACAGAACTTATGCTGAATAAGGAATTAAAGCCTGAACGACAAAGAAAATATTTAACAACCATTTACCAAGAAGCGAAGCGATTGACAGCTTTAATTAATGATTTCCTGGATGTTCAACGAATGGAAGCCGGAAAACAAACTTATGATAAAAAGTACGATGATCTCGTACCGCTTATCATGAATATTATTGAAACATATCAAGTGAATAACCCTTCTCACACTATACATTGTGATATTCAGACAAGTAATACGATGGTATTAGGAGATAAAGATAAGATTGGCCAAGTATTTAATAATTTAATAAGCAATGCTATTAAATATTCTCCAGATGGAGGAGACATCTTAATAAATGTATTTGAAGAAGGACCTAATTTGAATGTTTCCGTTAAAGACCAAGGTCTTGGGATCCCGGAAGATGCAATTCATAAATTGTTTACGAAGTTTTATAGAGTAGATAATTCTGATAGAAGAAGAATCGGTGGAACAGGACTAGGTTTAGCTATTGTAAAAGAAATCATGAAAGCCCATGAAGGTGATGTTTTCGTACAATCTGTATTAAAAGAAGGTAGTACTTTTACTGTTAGCTTTCCATTAGTTATTGGAGGAAATCTTCAAGATGATAAGCCACATGATCAGGAAAACAAGGGGAAAGTGAATGTCATTATTGTTGAAGATGATAACAGTCTTGCAAATCTTCTGCAAACAGAATTAGAGGAAAGTCATTTTTATGTAAAAATCTACAGTAATGGGGAAGAGGCATTAGCAGCAATAAAAGAAGAAAAGCCAGATGCTATTGTCCTGGATATCATGTTAGAGGAAAAAGGGCTTGATGGTTGGGAAATTATTAAGGAATTAAAAGCAATAGATGAATTTAAGTCAATACCAATCTTTATTTCAACGGCTTTAGATGAAAAAGAAAAGGGCTTGGCTCTTGGAGCTAACGAATACCTAATAAAACCTTATCAACCAAGCAAGCTGTCAAAGTTGATTCTTCAGACTTTGCTTAAAAAGGACTGGAGTGGTCAAATCCTTATTCCTAGTGAAAATGGAGATGACAATAAATAA
- a CDS encoding response regulator transcription factor, with translation MSKILLAEDEEVLRMLVVDTLEDEGYSINEACDGQEAYDLIKQNDYDLILLDYMMPVYTGLELIELIRKENIQTKIMMLSAKSQATDQQKVLEAGADYFMSKPFSPIQLVERIEEILGEAR, from the coding sequence ATGTCAAAAATATTACTTGCAGAAGATGAAGAAGTGTTACGAATGCTCGTTGTTGATACTCTTGAAGATGAGGGGTATTCAATTAATGAAGCTTGTGATGGGCAAGAGGCGTACGATCTTATCAAGCAGAATGATTATGATCTTATTCTGCTAGATTATATGATGCCTGTTTATACCGGCTTAGAATTAATTGAGTTGATACGAAAGGAAAACATACAAACAAAAATCATGATGCTAAGTGCAAAGAGTCAGGCAACAGATCAGCAAAAGGTACTAGAAGCGGGAGCGGATTATTTTATGTCAAAGCCTTTTAGCCCAATACAGCTGGTTGAAAGAATTGAGGAGATTTTAGGTGAAGCTCGATAA
- a CDS encoding glycosyltransferase family 2 protein, which produces MIIIIVVYGAMLVISLLNIRKNYELDEFEPYEELLQSEFTKPVSILVPAYNESAGIYGSIRSLISIEYPEYEIIIINDGSKDDTLEKLIDRFNMVKINRVIRKQLDTKEVKAVYQSTIYPYMYVIDKENGGKADALNAGINLTKYPYFCSLDGDSIIERNAFLKVLKPIIESDDEVIASGGSVRIANGCEIQNGELTKIDLPKKPLVVMQIIEYLRAFLTGRVGLSENNLLLIVSGAFGVFSKKWVIEAGGYAHTVGEDMELVVRLHRLIKEKKENKKIIYVPDPVCWTEAPESIKYLRRQRKRWHKGLFDSLWKHRKLMFNPKYGSIGMFSMPYFFFVEFLGPFIELIGYIILILSIFAGSIYLEYAIIFFLLSLIYGSIYSMASVLLEEWSMERYPKVKHFVILFLVSITETFWYRPLTVIWRVEGMLEMLIGKKGWGEMVRKGVSNE; this is translated from the coding sequence ATGATCATCATTATTGTTGTGTATGGAGCTATGCTTGTTATTTCCCTACTCAATATACGTAAAAATTATGAGTTAGATGAGTTTGAACCTTATGAAGAATTGCTTCAATCTGAATTTACTAAGCCTGTCTCCATTCTTGTACCCGCCTATAATGAATCAGCAGGAATTTATGGGAGTATCCGCTCACTGATAAGTATTGAATATCCTGAATATGAAATTATCATCATCAATGATGGTTCAAAAGACGATACACTTGAAAAGCTAATTGACCGATTTAATATGGTGAAAATTAACCGAGTTATAAGAAAGCAGTTGGATACAAAAGAAGTCAAAGCTGTTTACCAATCCACGATTTATCCTTATATGTATGTCATTGATAAGGAAAATGGGGGAAAAGCAGATGCGCTAAACGCAGGAATTAATCTTACAAAATATCCTTATTTTTGCTCCTTAGATGGCGATTCCATTATTGAAAGAAATGCTTTCTTGAAGGTATTAAAGCCAATTATTGAATCAGATGACGAGGTCATAGCCTCAGGTGGGAGTGTTAGAATCGCTAATGGCTGTGAAATACAGAATGGTGAGCTTACAAAGATAGATCTTCCAAAGAAACCACTTGTCGTTATGCAAATTATTGAGTATTTAAGAGCATTTTTAACCGGCAGAGTAGGGTTAAGTGAAAATAATTTATTGCTGATCGTATCAGGTGCATTTGGTGTTTTTTCAAAGAAGTGGGTTATTGAAGCAGGAGGCTATGCTCACACTGTAGGAGAGGATATGGAGCTTGTCGTTAGGCTTCATCGATTGATTAAAGAAAAGAAAGAAAACAAAAAGATTATCTATGTACCTGACCCGGTTTGTTGGACTGAGGCCCCGGAATCCATAAAATATTTAAGACGTCAAAGAAAAAGATGGCATAAAGGCTTATTTGATAGTTTATGGAAGCATCGAAAATTAATGTTTAATCCAAAGTACGGCTCAATTGGCATGTTCTCTATGCCATATTTCTTTTTTGTTGAGTTTTTAGGTCCGTTCATTGAATTAATAGGATATATAATCCTAATACTTTCTATTTTTGCAGGAAGTATCTATTTAGAGTATGCTATTATCTTCTTTCTTCTCTCATTAATATACGGTTCCATCTATTCTATGGCCTCTGTTTTATTAGAGGAATGGAGTATGGAAAGATATCCTAAAGTGAAACATTTTGTCATTTTATTTCTTGTTTCTATAACAGAAACATTTTGGTATCGCCCTCTTACCGTTATTTGGAGAGTAGAGGGAATGCTTGAGATGCTTATAGGGAAAAAAGGCTGGGGAGAAATGGTTAGAAAAGGTGTGTCAAATGAATAA
- a CDS encoding HEAT repeat domain-containing protein — MFEISLVLLFILFLAMFFILISLFTYLLIIKHFHNQKRIKIDDLKETYRLDMFHFLQSGEEGDLQPDKTEEKFIALIELLNEYSNVLDSEDVKGRISEFAQKHLTNYIKSELKQRRWSLRMNALYSIEDFYMDHLVDELHKLYVKKNVTRTEKFQMLNLFAKFHDNKIVYYLKDVDPAISNFTLLSILSLLKEEHFNELADDFGSLSKQMQYMMIETIGKKQYLNHVNLMQKLLENNDEELRIRTLKAFANTGAPLDEAILSKFFQSTSWQVRMMAAKAAGVRRISSFKDSLVALLSDREYVVRSEAAKAILQFKGGVDILRKVVSDSNDDFAKDMALEWLEKEGVEY, encoded by the coding sequence ATGTTTGAGATAAGTTTAGTGTTGCTTTTTATTTTATTTCTGGCAATGTTTTTTATCTTAATTAGTTTGTTTACGTATTTGCTTATTATAAAGCATTTTCATAATCAAAAAAGGATAAAAATTGATGATCTTAAAGAAACATATCGCTTAGATATGTTTCATTTTCTACAATCGGGTGAAGAAGGGGATTTGCAACCTGATAAAACCGAAGAGAAATTTATTGCACTAATTGAATTGCTTAATGAATATTCAAATGTACTTGATAGTGAGGATGTAAAAGGAAGAATAAGCGAATTTGCGCAAAAACACTTAACAAATTATATAAAAAGTGAACTAAAGCAACGGCGATGGAGCTTAAGAATGAATGCTTTATATTCTATTGAGGATTTTTATATGGATCACCTAGTAGATGAGCTGCATAAATTATATGTTAAAAAAAATGTAACACGTACTGAAAAATTTCAGATGCTAAATCTTTTTGCTAAATTTCATGACAATAAGATTGTTTATTATTTAAAGGATGTTGATCCAGCTATTTCAAATTTTACGCTATTATCTATTTTATCTCTCTTGAAAGAAGAGCATTTTAATGAACTAGCAGATGACTTTGGGTCATTATCAAAACAAATGCAATACATGATGATTGAGACGATCGGGAAAAAACAATATTTAAATCACGTTAATCTAATGCAAAAATTACTTGAGAATAATGACGAAGAGTTGAGGATTAGAACCTTAAAGGCTTTCGCTAATACAGGGGCACCTTTAGATGAAGCTATATTAAGTAAGTTTTTTCAATCAACAAGCTGGCAAGTTCGGATGATGGCAGCAAAAGCTGCGGGTGTTAGAAGAATAAGTTCATTTAAAGATAGTTTAGTTGCATTATTATCAGATCGTGAGTATGTTGTTCGTTCTGAGGCAGCCAAAGCAATTTTACAGTTTAAGGGTGGGGTAGACATATTACGAAAAGTCGTATCAGATTCAAATGATGATTTTGCAAAAGATATGGCCCTTGAATGGCTTGAAAAGGAGGGCGTTGAATATTAA
- a CDS encoding diguanylate cyclase, whose protein sequence is MSKYLQTLIKNVRKQLEAWLNEQQEIQHKELYRFLHSISGTAATIGFSEAGDMAQELMSHLKEHEERVWNKEELQAFLLPLISIIYYEEYSNVDEIIENKQEYEDKNLILLIDDDTALLMYLKDELEKEGWVVIAVADPDRAIYSYYDLNPDCVVIDVHMKDKNGLDVLLQIKEKMKQQFIPTIMISVDKSKEIRMQSYKLGADDFIQKPLEMDEFIVRINRQLERKQAIDDVMLIDELTRVYNRKYLAQTYDRLISNLNRRYEPFCLALIDLDHFKQVNDTYGHTVGDEVLATFADVVRKGLRVNDIIIRYGGEEFIILLPETEANEAKLVIERILKEFSNTVFKFGDSEFYNSFSAGIHEVHPTQLDLKENIEIADGALYEAKESGRNQVKVAAVNNVKYSKKPIHIGIIDDDPIIRTMLEDLISKSKFTDGFTLDIKTFKDGMEFMEAGWHLNTKDPYLLILDGMMPRMDGLEVLQKLRSLQYQERFTVMMLTSRKSEHDISRALQLGADDYITKPFKLLELETRLGHLIKRMK, encoded by the coding sequence ATGAGTAAATATTTGCAAACTTTAATAAAGAATGTTCGAAAACAGCTTGAAGCTTGGTTAAATGAACAACAAGAAATACAACATAAAGAACTTTATCGTTTTCTTCACTCCATATCTGGAACTGCCGCAACAATTGGATTTTCTGAAGCTGGAGATATGGCTCAAGAATTGATGAGCCATTTAAAGGAGCATGAAGAACGAGTTTGGAACAAAGAGGAATTGCAAGCTTTTTTGCTACCCCTTATTTCCATTATTTATTATGAAGAGTATTCCAATGTTGATGAAATTATTGAGAACAAACAAGAGTATGAAGATAAAAACCTTATTTTGCTAATCGATGATGATACGGCATTATTAATGTACCTTAAGGATGAATTAGAGAAAGAAGGTTGGGTGGTGATCGCTGTTGCTGATCCAGACCGTGCTATTTATTCTTATTATGACTTAAATCCTGATTGTGTTGTCATTGATGTTCATATGAAAGATAAAAATGGATTAGATGTATTGTTACAAATAAAAGAAAAAATGAAGCAGCAGTTCATTCCTACTATCATGATTAGTGTTGATAAATCAAAGGAAATCAGAATGCAGAGCTATAAGCTGGGTGCTGACGATTTCATACAAAAACCTTTGGAGATGGATGAATTTATTGTAAGGATAAACCGCCAACTTGAGCGAAAACAAGCAATTGACGATGTGATGTTAATAGACGAGTTAACAAGGGTTTATAACAGGAAATACCTAGCTCAAACATATGACAGGCTGATTAGTAATTTAAATAGAAGGTATGAGCCATTTTGCTTAGCACTTATTGATTTAGATCATTTTAAACAAGTAAATGACACATACGGTCATACAGTAGGAGATGAGGTTTTAGCAACATTTGCTGATGTTGTTAGAAAGGGTCTAAGAGTTAATGACATCATCATTCGGTATGGTGGAGAGGAATTTATTATTCTTCTACCTGAAACAGAAGCAAATGAGGCAAAACTTGTTATTGAGCGAATTTTAAAGGAATTTTCCAACACGGTTTTTAAATTTGGAGATTCTGAATTCTATAATTCGTTCTCGGCAGGTATACATGAAGTGCACCCAACTCAATTGGATTTAAAAGAGAATATAGAGATTGCAGATGGAGCGCTTTACGAGGCGAAAGAGTCTGGTAGAAATCAGGTGAAAGTTGCTGCAGTAAATAATGTCAAGTATTCTAAAAAGCCAATTCACATTGGAATTATTGATGATGATCCAATTATTCGTACAATGCTTGAGGATTTAATCAGTAAAAGTAAGTTTACAGATGGATTTACTCTTGATATTAAAACATTCAAAGATGGTATGGAGTTTATGGAAGCAGGGTGGCATCTTAATACCAAAGATCCTTACTTACTCATACTTGATGGCATGATGCCGAGAATGGATGGATTGGAAGTATTGCAGAAATTAAGAAGTCTTCAATATCAGGAAAGATTTACAGTGATGATGCTAACATCCCGAAAAAGTGAACATGACATCTCGAGGGCTTTGCAGCTAGGGGCAGATGATTATATAACAAAGCCGTTTAAATTATTAGAGCTTGAAACCCGATTAGGTCACTTAATTAAGAGGATGAAATAA
- a CDS encoding zinc metallopeptidase yields the protein MFFHPLDFLIIIAFGLSLWAQFRVKGNFEKYAKVSASSHMTGAEIARQLLDRNGLSDVPVEHVRGSLTDHYDPLKKAVRLSDSVYGSQSIAAISVAAHEVGHAIQHSEAYGALVLRHKMFPIVNFTSGIAPFLLLGGFLLGSLNLIGLGIIFFSAVVAFQLITLPVEFNASSRAKKLMLSEGMIVNNEERGVSKVLSAAALTYVAAALLSLLQLLKFIAIFSQGNRE from the coding sequence ATGTTTTTTCATCCATTGGATTTTTTAATCATTATTGCATTTGGTCTTTCTTTATGGGCGCAGTTTCGAGTTAAGGGGAATTTTGAAAAGTATGCTAAGGTGTCAGCATCTTCTCACATGACTGGGGCTGAGATTGCAAGGCAGTTACTCGATCGAAACGGGTTATCGGACGTGCCGGTTGAACATGTGAGAGGGTCTCTGACAGATCATTATGATCCCTTAAAAAAGGCTGTTAGATTATCGGATTCGGTATATGGAAGTCAATCGATTGCAGCAATTTCTGTTGCAGCACACGAGGTTGGACATGCTATTCAACATAGTGAAGCTTACGGTGCACTCGTTTTACGACATAAAATGTTTCCGATTGTGAACTTTACTTCAGGAATTGCACCATTTTTGTTATTAGGTGGCTTTTTATTAGGTAGTTTAAATTTAATTGGCTTAGGAATCATATTTTTCTCAGCAGTTGTAGCATTTCAGCTTATTACTTTGCCGGTAGAATTTAATGCAAGTTCAAGAGCAAAAAAATTGATGCTTTCTGAAGGTATGATTGTTAATAATGAGGAAAGAGGGGTAAGTAAAGTATTAAGTGCTGCTGCTTTAACTTATGTGGCTGCTGCCTTGCTTTCTTTGCTACAACTACTAAAGTTTATTGCGATCTTTTCACAGGGGAACAGAGAATAA
- a CDS encoding atypical membrane-integrating protein (Mistic protein) → MKVNEEEKKLLSEAIDKMNEGLDSFIGFYNDSEEDKALIEFSEDTIETIEKAIETYGKDEVTTKINTIIKEVLSFIPNKKG, encoded by the coding sequence TTGAAAGTAAATGAAGAAGAAAAGAAATTACTTAGTGAAGCAATCGATAAAATGAATGAAGGGTTAGACTCCTTTATTGGTTTTTATAATGATTCTGAAGAAGATAAAGCACTTATTGAATTCTCAGAGGATACAATTGAGACGATTGAAAAGGCCATTGAAACATATGGAAAAGACGAGGTAACAACCAAAATTAATACAATTATTAAAGAAGTTTTATCTTTTATACCAAATAAGAAAGGATGA
- a CDS encoding potassium channel family protein: MEFGGTVVTVSTVGFGDYVPQTYLGRGIAMLMILAGASFVTAYFASVSSAAIKRQHSYLEGNVTFSGKNHVILIGWNEKANEMIDSLKTVKPYKQIVLIDDSLKESPLIENVHFIRGNPANEQTLLKANIQEADAAIITADQHKNEQDADMNSILVLLSLKGLNPNLYCVIELLTEHQANNANRAGANEIIKSYKLTSHFIMSSYLAKNGLSSFYSELNPASGNLFQVLPVNKELIGKTFKDASHQLLEKESILIGIKRGEDTKVNPPLSFEIQDHDSLIVFTH; this comes from the coding sequence ATGGAATTTGGTGGTACTGTTGTAACTGTCTCTACTGTTGGATTTGGCGATTATGTCCCACAGACGTACCTTGGGAGAGGCATCGCTATGTTAATGATTTTAGCTGGAGCTAGCTTTGTAACCGCTTATTTTGCTAGCGTTTCTTCAGCAGCGATTAAAAGACAGCACTCCTACCTTGAAGGAAATGTGACGTTTTCGGGTAAAAATCATGTAATTTTAATTGGGTGGAATGAAAAAGCAAATGAAATGATTGATTCTTTAAAAACCGTTAAGCCATATAAACAAATTGTCTTAATAGATGACTCATTAAAAGAATCACCATTAATTGAAAATGTTCATTTTATCCGTGGAAATCCTGCCAATGAACAAACTTTACTTAAAGCCAATATCCAAGAAGCTGATGCAGCTATCATCACTGCTGATCAGCACAAAAATGAACAAGATGCTGATATGAACTCTATTCTTGTCCTGCTATCCCTAAAAGGACTAAATCCAAATTTATACTGTGTGATTGAATTGCTAACAGAACATCAAGCAAATAATGCTAACAGAGCCGGAGCAAATGAAATCATTAAGTCTTATAAATTAACAAGTCACTTTATTATGAGTAGTTACTTAGCGAAAAACGGTTTGTCATCATTTTATTCTGAGCTTAACCCTGCAAGCGGTAATTTATTTCAAGTTCTTCCGGTAAATAAAGAGCTGATTGGCAAAACCTTCAAAGATGCAAGTCACCAACTCCTCGAAAAAGAATCTATTTTAATTGGCATAAAAAGAGGAGAGGACACGAAAGTAAATCCGCCCCTCTCCTTTGAAATACAAGATCATGATTCTTTAATAGTGTTTACTCACTAA
- a CDS encoding YugN-like family protein, with amino-acid sequence MIEVRSRLEGQTFQLYDLEQELKPLGYTIGGNWDYDHGYFDYKIDSEVGYQFLRVPFTSVDGQLDSRNTTVELGTPFLLSHKYQIGLDDHVHIGNFSASFDQFQEPQDKDATFPEEYIDLGKALVKELEAVLLD; translated from the coding sequence ATGATTGAAGTTCGTTCAAGATTAGAAGGACAAACATTTCAATTATATGACCTAGAACAGGAGCTTAAACCTTTAGGCTATACGATAGGTGGAAATTGGGATTATGATCATGGCTACTTTGATTATAAAATTGATTCTGAAGTAGGTTATCAATTCTTGAGGGTTCCATTTACATCTGTGGATGGACAGCTTGATTCTAGAAATACAACGGTTGAATTAGGTACACCCTTTCTTTTATCTCATAAATATCAAATTGGATTAGATGACCATGTGCATATTGGGAATTTTAGTGCATCTTTTGATCAATTCCAGGAGCCGCAAGATAAGGATGCAACCTTCCCTGAAGAATATATTGATTTAGGGAAGGCGCTTGTTAAGGAATTAGAGGCTGTATTGCTTGATTAG